One Spirochaetota bacterium DNA segment encodes these proteins:
- the thiM gene encoding hydroxyethylthiazole kinase: MDNASLLAAVREKQPLVHHLTNWVTIYDCAQLVKSFGASPVMAHAVEEAADMASLASALVLNIGTLTTELIEGMKLAARAANAKGAPVVLDVCGAGATPFRDRMVAALLDAARIDIIKGNASEIARVAGRQVRTRGVDAGSVEGNLAGIAETLAAASDCVVVVTGKEDIVAGKGARYFIKNGHEMMSRVVGTGCMAASAIGAFAGVCPEDLPRAATAGLVCFEVAAELAVKGAQGPGSFKERLFDSVAGLTGENVSTMQKVW, encoded by the coding sequence ATGGACAACGCATCGCTTTTAGCGGCTGTAAGGGAGAAGCAGCCGCTGGTACATCATCTTACGAACTGGGTCACCATTTATGACTGCGCCCAGCTGGTAAAGTCGTTCGGGGCCTCGCCGGTGATGGCCCACGCCGTGGAGGAGGCCGCCGACATGGCGTCGCTCGCCTCCGCACTGGTGCTCAACATCGGTACGCTCACCACCGAGTTAATTGAAGGCATGAAGCTCGCCGCGCGCGCGGCCAACGCCAAAGGCGCACCAGTGGTGCTCGATGTCTGCGGCGCGGGGGCCACGCCGTTTCGGGACAGGATGGTGGCCGCGCTCCTCGACGCGGCACGTATCGACATCATAAAGGGTAACGCCTCGGAGATCGCACGCGTTGCCGGCAGGCAGGTGAGGACCAGGGGCGTCGACGCGGGAAGCGTGGAGGGCAATCTGGCCGGTATCGCCGAAACGCTCGCCGCGGCGAGCGACTGCGTGGTGGTGGTTACGGGAAAGGAAGACATCGTCGCAGGAAAGGGCGCACGGTATTTCATCAAAAACGGACACGAGATGATGTCGCGCGTTGTCGGTACCGGCTGCATGGCGGCGTCGGCGATCGGCGCCTTCGCGGGAGTGTGCCCGGAAGACCTTCCGCGCGCGGCGACCGCCGGGCTGGTCTGTTTCGAGGTGGCGGCCGAGCTCGCGGTGAAGGGCGCGCAGGGCCCGGGCAGCTTCAAGGAACGGCTCTTCGACAGCGTCGCCGGGCTTACGGGGGAAAACGTCTCCACCATGCAGAAGGTGTGGTGA